The following are encoded together in the Deltaproteobacteria bacterium genome:
- a CDS encoding VacB/RNase II family 3'-5' exoribonuclease produces MTIPPERVLRALDRRQRPLLTTRALLRAVGGERGELRALHSTLRRLVGEGKVERLEGRYRLARNDVLLEGVVDRAREGRLRVVADDGSSWTVEGDLAPGVRVLVEPRPDEPGRAELVRAIGGPRGEIVGVLLREGSLVPWREDPRSGAALHLPRAAWRGARPGDVVAAERVETARGQRRPRRPGLRRGRRSEAPPPPDGRVVEVLGPLGTPDADFRAIVWRHRLPLEFPAAALAEAEALDPAEAAGGAGRLDLREHPFVTIDPASARDHDDAVFVEPRPARGPGGAADRLWVAIADVAGFVPEGSALDAEARRRGNSVYFPDRAIPMLPERLSGELCSLRPGADRPVLAVALDVARDGSVRRARFHEARIRSRARLVYDDAAAVMEGGETPAIRDREVQEQLHLLAAVARRLTARRFAAGAIDFDLPTAEIVLGDEGRPTDIVEAPRTIANRAIEEAMLAANRAVAEHLLARDVPALFRVHEPPLPEQLEALRELLASLGLLDARAREGPLAAIDIQRAVQRAAGRPEERLVNSVALRSLRQARYDHVNRGHFALAFEAYLHFTSPIRRYADLVVHRQLRDLLAGGPAARARIAARGERLAGSGAALSFCERAAMEAERDAVDLKKCVFLRERVGERFAATVTRASRHGLHVTLDPFFVEGLVPIRTLPGRWDFDEQRYAWTARGGRERLSLGDRVEVALTRVEMLRGWIDFVLVRRLARPA; encoded by the coding sequence ATGACCATCCCGCCCGAGCGCGTGCTGCGCGCTCTCGACCGCCGCCAGCGCCCGCTGCTCACCACCCGCGCCCTGCTCCGTGCCGTCGGCGGCGAGCGGGGCGAGCTGCGGGCCCTGCACTCGACCCTGCGCCGGCTGGTCGGCGAGGGCAAGGTCGAGCGGCTCGAAGGGCGCTACCGGCTCGCTCGCAACGACGTGCTCCTCGAGGGGGTCGTCGATCGCGCCCGCGAGGGCCGCCTGCGGGTCGTGGCCGACGACGGCTCGAGCTGGACCGTCGAGGGCGATCTTGCGCCGGGGGTCCGTGTCCTGGTCGAGCCGCGCCCCGACGAGCCGGGCCGCGCGGAGCTCGTGCGGGCCATCGGCGGCCCGCGCGGCGAGATCGTGGGCGTGCTGCTGCGGGAGGGGTCGCTCGTGCCCTGGCGCGAGGATCCGCGCAGCGGGGCCGCCCTCCACCTGCCGCGCGCGGCCTGGCGCGGCGCGCGGCCGGGCGACGTGGTGGCCGCCGAGCGCGTCGAGACGGCTCGCGGGCAGCGCCGCCCGCGCCGGCCCGGGCTCCGGCGCGGCCGGCGCAGCGAAGCCCCGCCGCCCCCGGACGGCCGCGTCGTCGAGGTGCTGGGCCCTCTCGGCACGCCCGACGCCGACTTCCGCGCGATCGTCTGGCGCCACCGGCTGCCGCTCGAGTTCCCCGCTGCCGCGCTCGCCGAGGCCGAGGCGCTCGACCCGGCGGAGGCCGCCGGCGGCGCCGGCCGCCTCGACCTGCGCGAGCACCCCTTCGTCACGATCGACCCGGCCTCCGCGCGCGACCACGACGACGCCGTCTTCGTCGAGCCGCGTCCCGCCCGCGGGCCGGGCGGCGCCGCCGACCGGCTGTGGGTGGCGATCGCCGACGTGGCCGGCTTCGTACCCGAGGGCTCGGCGCTCGACGCGGAGGCGCGCCGGCGCGGCAACAGCGTCTACTTCCCGGACCGCGCGATCCCGATGCTGCCCGAACGGCTCTCGGGGGAGCTCTGCTCGCTGCGGCCGGGCGCCGACCGGCCGGTGCTGGCCGTGGCGCTCGACGTGGCCCGCGACGGCTCGGTGCGGCGCGCGCGCTTCCACGAGGCCCGGATCCGCAGCCGCGCGCGGCTCGTCTACGACGACGCCGCGGCCGTGATGGAGGGCGGCGAGACCCCGGCGATCCGTGATCGCGAGGTGCAGGAGCAGCTCCACCTGCTGGCCGCGGTGGCCCGCCGCCTGACGGCGCGGCGCTTCGCCGCCGGCGCCATCGACTTCGACCTCCCGACCGCCGAGATCGTACTCGGCGACGAGGGACGCCCCACCGACATCGTCGAGGCGCCGCGCACGATCGCGAACCGCGCCATCGAGGAGGCGATGCTGGCCGCGAACCGCGCGGTGGCCGAGCACCTCCTGGCCCGCGACGTGCCGGCCCTCTTCCGCGTCCACGAGCCGCCGCTCCCCGAGCAGCTCGAAGCGCTGCGCGAGCTGCTCGCCTCGCTCGGCCTGCTCGACGCGCGCGCCCGCGAAGGCCCGCTCGCGGCGATCGACATCCAGCGCGCCGTGCAGCGCGCGGCCGGCCGGCCCGAGGAGCGCCTCGTCAACTCGGTGGCCCTGCGCTCCCTGCGCCAGGCCCGCTACGACCACGTGAACCGCGGCCACTTCGCGCTGGCCTTCGAGGCCTACCTCCACTTCACCTCGCCGATCCGCCGCTACGCGGATCTGGTCGTGCACCGCCAGCTCCGCGACCTGCTGGCCGGCGGCCCCGCGGCCCGGGCCCGCATCGCCGCGCGGGGCGAGCGCCTGGCGGGCTCCGGCGCGGCGCTCTCCTTCTGCGAGCGCGCGGCGATGGAGGCCGAGCGCGACGCCGTCGACCTCAAGAAGTGCGTCTTCCTGCGCGAGCGCGTGGGCGAGCGCTTCGCCGCGACCGTGACCCGCGCCTCGCGCCACGGCCTCCACGTGACGCTCGACCCCTTCTTCGTCGAGGGCCTCGTGCCGATCCGGACCCTGCCCGGGCGCTGGGACTTCGACGAGCAGCGCTACGCCTGGACGGCGCGCGGCGGGCGCGAGCGCCTCTCGCTCGGCGACCGCGTCGAGGTGGCCCTCACGCGCGTCGAGATGCTGCGCGGCTGGATCGACTTCGTGCTGGTGCGCCGCCTCGCGCGCCCGGCCTGA